The DNA window TCGATGGCGTCGTGAACGCTGGCGTCGGCGTCTATCGTGATTGGGTCTCTCGTCATCACGTCGCCGACCGTTCGGCCCGATGCGTCGGCCTCGTCGGCGAGCGAAAGCGCTATTTTGCGGTCCGTCACGATACCGACCGGACGTCTCCCGTCGACGATGGGAACACACCCGACGTTCTCCTCGCTCATCATCGACGCGATGTCCACGAGGTTGGTCTCTTCCTTGGCGGTGATGACTTCCATCGAAGCAATGTCACTAATTGGCATGGTTCTCCCCCCAATGGGGACACGACGGGTCGGAACGTAAAGACGACGGCTCGTCGGATGCGCCCGTCTACGGGAAGACGAGAACCGTCGCGTGCTCCGTTTCGAGCACTTCGACTTCTTCGCCGCTCTCGGCGCGATACTCCTCTTCGATTTCCACCCAGTCGCCGTCGAGGGTGACCTCTTCGCCCGCGGCGTCCAACGTGATTTCGCCGTGGGTGTCCAACTGCGCTTTGAGTTCGGCGGGGTCCGTCGATTCGAGCGCGCCGACGACCGCACCCGCCTTGTCGCGGAACTTCGGCCCGATGGACGAGTGGTCGGGGCTGACGCCGACCGGCGCGAGTTCGACGTTCGGCCGTCCCTCTTCGAGGTAAACCGGGCCGTTCACCGCTTCGCTCAGGTCGTAGGTGTCGGGGTGACGCTCCGCGTCGGCGTACAGTTCGATGCGGTCGAGTTCGCCGTTGAGGGCCATTCCCTCGTCGGATTTCCACGCCCGGACCTCGCTCGCAACCTCGGCGATGATTTCGCCCGCGAGTTCGGCCTCGTCGTCGCGCATCTCGACGTCCGGCCACGTGGCCAGATTGACGCTTTCTTCGGTTCCGGGGAGGTAGCTGTAGACCTCCTCGCTGAAGAAGGGCGAGAAGGGGGACAGCATGCGAACGACGGAGGAAACACACGTGTACAGCGCGTGGCGCGCGGCGTTTCGCTCGCCCGGCCGTCCCTCGTAGAGGCGACCCTTCACCAGTTCGAGGTAGTCGTCCGCGAGGTCCTCCCAGACGAACTCTCGGAGCGTTCGAAGCGCCCTATCGTAGCGATACCGCTTCATATCGTCGCTCACGCTTTCGGCGGTGTGCGACAGTCGGGAGAGAATCCAGCGGTCCGCGTCGCGGTAGGCCGGGTCGCTGATCTCCGGCGTGTTCTCGTCGAAGTGGTTCTCCGAGAACTGGAGGATGTTCCAGATTTTGGTGAGGAACCGCGAGGCGGACGTCGCTTCCTTCGGCTGGAACTGCACGTCGCTTCCGGGCTGGCCGCCGAGGACCAGCGCCTGTCGAACCGAGTCGGCACCGTACTCGTCCACGGCGTCCGTCGGCGTGACGACGTTCCCCCGCGACTTGCTCATCTTGTTGCCGTCCGGACCGAACACCATGCCGTTGATGAGGATTTCATCCCACGGCCGCTCGCCGGTGAGTTCGCCGACGCGGAGGAGCGTGTAGAACGCCCACGTTCGGATGATGTCGTGCCCCTGCGGGCGGAGCGCCACCGGTTCGAACTCGTCCAGTTCGATGTCCTCGGGCCATCCGCTGATGTGAAGCGGCGTGATGGACGAGTCCATCCACGTGTCCATCACGTCGGTTTCACCGACCCACGAATCCCCGCCGCACTCGGGACAGTCGCCGACTGCGGGGCCAGTTTCCGTCGGGTCGACGGGCAGTTCCTCGATGTCGGCGATGTGCCAGTGACCGCACTCCTCGCACTCCCACGCGGGAATCGGCGTGGCGAACACGCGCTGGCGGGAGATAACCCAGTCCCAACTCATGCCGTCCGCCCACTCTTCGAGGCGGGTGTACATGTGCTCTGGAATCCACTTGACTTCCTTCGCCTTCTCGACGATTTTGTCCGGTTCGACCTCGACGAACCACTGTTCCTTCGAGAGGATTTCGATGGGGGTGTCACACCGCCAGCAGGTGCCGACCGACTGTTCGGTGGTTTCCGAGTCGTTCAGGTACCCCTCCTCGTCCAGTGTCTCGGCGACTTCCGTCTTCGCCTCGTCGATGGTCAGGCCCTCGAACTCGTCGGCGAGTTCGTTCAGGCGGCCGTCTTCCGTGAAGACGGGGCGGAGGTCGAGGTCGTGTCTGGCCCACCAGTCCACGTCCTGTTTGTCCCCGAACGTACAGATCATCACCGCGCCGGTTCCGAACTCGCCGTCAACGTCGTCGTCGCCGACGAGTTCGATCTCCTGTCCGAACAGCGGAACCTCGAACGTCTCGCCGATTCGGTCGGCGTAGCGTTCGTCCTCGGGGTCCACGGCCATGCCGACACACGCCGCGAGGAGTTCGGGACGGGTCGTGGCAATCTCGATATCGTCGTTGCCCACGCCCTCGAATGTGACGTAGTAGAGCGTCCCCGTCCGGTCCTCGTTTTCGACCTCCGCGTCCGCGATGGCCGTCTCACAGCGCGGACACCAGTTGACGGGGTGTTCGTCGCGGTAGACGGACTCTTCCATCTCGACGAACGAGCGCTGGGTCTTCCCCCAGTACTCGGGGTCCATCGTGCGGAACTCGGCGTTCCAGTCGATGGAAAAGCCCAGTTCGTTCATCGTCTCCTTCATCGAGTCTATCTGCTCTTCGGTGTGCTCGATGCAGAGGCGGCGGAACTCCTCGCGGGAGACCTCCGTCCGGTGGATGCCGTGGTTCTCCTCGACTTTCACTTCCGTCGGCAGGCCGTGGCAGTCCCATCCCTGCGGGAACAGGACTTCCTCGCCCCGCAGGCGGTGGTAGCGCGCTGCGAAGTCGATGTAGCTCCACTGGAGTCCGTGTCCGATGTGGAGTCTTCCAGTGGGATATGGCGGTGGCGTGTCGATGACGTACTCCAGATCACCGTCCGGGGTGTACACGTCGGAGTCTTGCCACTCCTCCTGCCACTTTTGCTCGATACGCTCTGGTTCGTAATCGCTTGGAACGTCAGTCATGGCTGCAAATTGCTGTCGCTGAATGGTGAATCGGTGAGAAACACGATCGGCTCGCCGTCTGCGCTAGAGACGTACTACCGACACCATCGCGCTCATACTTGTGACTCTGCGTGTGGTCGCTGATAAAGGTTCCCGTCCATTTCTCGCGTAAATCAACTCCGTACGGTCTGATACGTCCGGAGGAGAACGAGCCCGCCCATGGTTGCGAGCGCGGTGATGACCGCGAAGAGGAAGTTCGGGAAGTGGGTGAGGAGGAACTGGAGATACGGTATCGCCACGAAAACAGTGATACCACAAAGGAGAACGATAATCAGATTTAGTCGCCAAACGATTCTGTCCTCGTCCATACCACCTACTCACCTTCCGCCTTGTTATTTGTTTGCCCCGGATGAAAAATGGAGCACGACATCCTCACGCGTGATATCTGTCCCGCCGTCCGATTCGCCGCGCCGCCCGGTTCGTTTCCCACCGCGAAAACGTCCACACACCCGAGTGGCGCAACGAAGGAATCGGTATCGTCGCCACCGAGGTGGATAAGGCGTTGGAAAAATATCGATTCCGACAGTCTCCGCTCCGTTTCCACGAACCCAACCACCTGTCTACTATCGGTAACTAACGATTCTCTCCAAAAAGTCCTATACTTCTTTTCGTTGGTTTCAACTCTGTACGCGAATCCAACAACTTGGAAGACGGTGCGAAACTCTTCCGTGACCTGACCCGCGACGGGAACCGCAATCCCTACCTCTCCCCCACCTGCACCTACTCCCATGCAACTGGGCGTCATCGGATTGGGGCGAATGGGTCGAATCGTAGTGGACAGAACGCTGGATGCCGGACACGACATCGTTGCCTACGACGTGGCCGAGGAGGCGGTTGAATCCGCGGCGAAAGCGGGTGCGGAACCGGCCGATTCGGTCGCCGACCTCGCCGAGAAACTGGGCGAGGAGAAACGAATCTGGCTGATGGTGCCCGCCGGGGAACCGGTGGACGCCGCGCTCGAAGACTTGGAACCGTACCTCGACGGTGACGACGTGGTGGTCGATGGCGGGAACTCCTACTTCGAGGATTCCGTCCGCCGCGGGGAAACCACCTCGGCGGCGTACCTCGACTGCGGGACGAGCGGCGGCCCAGCGGGTGCCGAACTCGGCTTCTCGCTCATGGTCGGCGGCCCAGAGTGGGCCTACGACGAACTGACCCCCGTATTCGACGCCGTGGCGACCGGCCCGGACGGCCACGACCGGATGGGCGAATCCGGGTCGGGCCACTACGTCAAGATGGTTCACAACGGCGTCGAGTACGCGCTGATGCAGACCTACGGCGAGGGCTTCGAACTGCTCCACGAGGGACGATACGACCTCGATTTGGAGGCTGTCGCCCGGACGTGGAACAACGGCGCGGTCATCCGCTCGTGGCTCCTCGAACTCTGCGAGGAGGCGTTCCGCGAGGAGGGCACCGACTTGGGTGACGTCGCCGACCACATCGCGGGCGGCTCGACAGGGACGTGGACGGTACAGGAGGCGCTCGAACAGGAAGTTCCGGTGCCGCTCATCTACGAGGCGCTCTCCGAGCGGTTCGGCAGTCGCGCGCCCGAGGACGGCCGTTTCTCGCGGCGACTGGCGAACCGACTCCGGTACGGCTTCGGTCGCCACGAAGTCAAACGGGACTGAGCGGGTTCACTCTCAACCTCGGATAGATTTTTCTCGCCGGTTCTTTCGCGTCGCTACCGCTTTGCTCGGAGCAAGTACGCGTGGTCTTGCGGGAGTTTCGCGTCCGAAAGGGATTCCCACGTGTTCTCCTCCCGATGCTCCGTCGCGGTCAGTTCGAACCCTTCGTCTTGCAGCAACTCGAACACGTCCCGTGGCGTGTCGTTCGCTCGCGCCAAAAATTTCGGATGGATTTCGACGAACAGACAGCGAACGTCGTCCAGTTTCTCGCCCATTCCCCGAAGAACGTTGTACTCGTATCCTTCGACGTCGATTTTGACCACGCTCGGGGCGTCACCGTCGTACGCTTCGAGCGCCAACATCTCTGCCGTCGTTCGCTCCCCGACGTAGGCGTGTGTGATGGATGCGCCGTCTGTCGCGTGCGTCCTGTTCAGGACGCGATAGTGGTAGTCGTTCGCTTCGAATCCGTGTATCCGGTCGTCCGGAACGCCGCACGCCTTGGCCAACGTGGTGAAGTAACCGAACTGGCTCCCGACGTCGTAAAACGTGTCATCGGCATCGAATTCGTCGGAAATGGCGGCCGTCAACTGCGGTTCGTACTCGTCACCACGACCGAGTATCCGATACAGGTGGGACCGTTTCGGAGCGTAGAGCGACTCCGTTGTGGACCCTTTCGTCAATCGAATCTCTCGCACGTCGACCGTCAGGTATCGGCTGTACTGATAGAGGTCGTCGATGGGCGTGTTCTGTAACGCGGTGATGACCGGCCGCGGAAGTTTCGATACCGCGTCTGCGATGGCATCCGGCATATGTACAGAACCATCCGTGTCGAATATAATTGTGCGTGTTCGGGAGGTGATTCGTCTTCGGACGATGCCACGTCCAACTCGTCCGTCTCTCCCACGCACGCCCTCCGGTGACGTCACGCACCCGCGTCAATCACAATGCTGTTAAACCACCGTTCCGTAGCCACCGCCATATGGTAAACGAACTGGGTCTGGGACTCGGGCTACTACTCGCCCTCGTCGTGGTGGCTCTGCACTACACGAAGGGTACCGAGTGGCGAATCGCAGACGACATCTCCCAAGAAGTGCTCGACCGACGAGCGGCGAGCGTTCCCGAAACCAACTTCCCCGAACCGATGAACCGGTCCATCGGCGGTGGCGGTGCTGTCGCTATCGGCGGCGGTGCGGAGGGCGAACTCGCCGATGAAGGTGCCGAGGAGGAGGACGAAGGCTTCGACCCGTCCGCAATCCCGGAGGACGAAGTCGAGTACTTCGAAGTCGAGTACGTCAACGAAGGCGAAACCATCGAAGTCGCCAGCAACGAAACCATCCTCGAAGCGGGTGAGGACGAAGGCTGGGACCTACCGTACTCCTGCCGGGAAGGTCAGTGTCTGTCCTGTGGTGCGCGCATCGCGGAGGGCGACCCCGACGACATCGTTCACAGCAACAACGACACGCTCAGCGACGAGGAACTCGACAACGGATACTTCCTCTCCTGTACCGCCTACCCGCAGGCGGACCTCAGCGTCGAGACGAACGAAACGCCGTAAACACCATCCCATTCGTTTCTCCACGATTTCACCCGGAGAGCCGACTTTCTCCCTTATTCACGTCGTTCATATCCCAGCGAGCGGTATGGCTCTCGTGAAATTCGTGTTCCGACGATGACCGCCCACCATCGAGTAGCGACGGTGACGGTTGACGCAGACACAAAACTAAAGCCCTCGTGGGCAAACGGAAGACTGAGGGCGCGTAGCTCAGTGGACAGAGTTCTTGGTTCCGGACCAAGATGTCGCGGGTTCAAATCCCGTCGCGCCCGTACAGCGAGCGAACCGGACGAGGGACTTTTACCAGACCAGTCGCATGCCCGGGAAACGAACGAATGTGAGTGACCCGGAACGTCTGGGCGTGGTTCAAATCCCGTCGCGCCCGTATCGGTTTCGACGAACGTCGGTGAGTCGAAATCGAATTCCGGGACGGATTCTGGAGGCGACAAGTCACAGCCCGCACAGCGAAGCGAGCAGGAATGTCTTGGTGTGGTTCAAATCCCGTCGCGTCCGCTCATTTTGTGAGCTCTGTGAACCCCAGATGGACCCGAATAACGCCGTTCCTACTCGTCGATATCGCGCTTCAGGGAGGCGCTACCCGGTTCGTAGCTGCCAATTACTTAATTTTTCGGCCGCTGTGGTTGGCGTATGCCCTTCGAGTGCTTTCCAGAATACGCGGTCCGCAATCCCTCCGAGTGTCCCGTCGTTCGTCAGGTTTCCCGCCACGAATGGGTGGCCCGAACCGAGGAGGGGCGCTTCGCCTCCGGTTCGACGCCCGCCAGCGCCATCGCACGGTTGAAACGGTAATCTCCCGCGACGCCGTGCGAAACCGCTCGCTATCGGGACATCCGTTCGGAGAGCAGGGCATCACGATGCTGGAAACGACGTATTAAACTCGCTTAGCAACCGTTTAACTCACTGATGGTCAGTTTCGTGCTTCTCGTCGGTTTCGGCCGCCCGTGGTCCCTTGTCCGGTATCGAGACGAGCGAACGACGAGCAGCGCGCCGCACGGATTGCGGCATATCTTACCGAACCGTTTGCGATTCGAAATATTCAAATCGACCTATTTCGTTTCGAAAGTACGATGACTAGCACACAGCCCAGTAGTTCTATCACCGACGGTGGGCTGGTGCGACCGATGTTCGAACTCGCGTGGCCGATTGTCGTTATCCAACTGCTACAGGTGATGTACAACGTTGCGGACACCTTCTGGTTGGGTCGACTGTCGTCCGATGCGGTCGGCGCGATGAGTATCGCGTTTCCGCTCATTTTCTTCCTCATCTCCGTCGCG is part of the Haladaptatus paucihalophilus DX253 genome and encodes:
- a CDS encoding CBS domain-containing protein, producing the protein MPISDIASMEVITAKEETNLVDIASMMSEENVGCVPIVDGRRPVGIVTDRKIALSLADEADASGRTVGDVMTRDPITIDADASVHDAIERMEDADIRRIPVVEDEELVGIVTLDDVLVMLADEMDDAADVIEEQTPRF
- a CDS encoding valine--tRNA ligase, whose protein sequence is MTDVPSDYEPERIEQKWQEEWQDSDVYTPDGDLEYVIDTPPPYPTGRLHIGHGLQWSYIDFAARYHRLRGEEVLFPQGWDCHGLPTEVKVEENHGIHRTEVSREEFRRLCIEHTEEQIDSMKETMNELGFSIDWNAEFRTMDPEYWGKTQRSFVEMEESVYRDEHPVNWCPRCETAIADAEVENEDRTGTLYYVTFEGVGNDDIEIATTRPELLAACVGMAVDPEDERYADRIGETFEVPLFGQEIELVGDDDVDGEFGTGAVMICTFGDKQDVDWWARHDLDLRPVFTEDGRLNELADEFEGLTIDEAKTEVAETLDEEGYLNDSETTEQSVGTCWRCDTPIEILSKEQWFVEVEPDKIVEKAKEVKWIPEHMYTRLEEWADGMSWDWVISRQRVFATPIPAWECEECGHWHIADIEELPVDPTETGPAVGDCPECGGDSWVGETDVMDTWMDSSITPLHISGWPEDIELDEFEPVALRPQGHDIIRTWAFYTLLRVGELTGERPWDEILINGMVFGPDGNKMSKSRGNVVTPTDAVDEYGADSVRQALVLGGQPGSDVQFQPKEATSASRFLTKIWNILQFSENHFDENTPEISDPAYRDADRWILSRLSHTAESVSDDMKRYRYDRALRTLREFVWEDLADDYLELVKGRLYEGRPGERNAARHALYTCVSSVVRMLSPFSPFFSEEVYSYLPGTEESVNLATWPDVEMRDDEAELAGEIIAEVASEVRAWKSDEGMALNGELDRIELYADAERHPDTYDLSEAVNGPVYLEEGRPNVELAPVGVSPDHSSIGPKFRDKAGAVVGALESTDPAELKAQLDTHGEITLDAAGEEVTLDGDWVEIEEEYRAESGEEVEVLETEHATVLVFP
- the gnd gene encoding phosphogluconate dehydrogenase (NAD(+)-dependent, decarboxylating), with the translated sequence MQLGVIGLGRMGRIVVDRTLDAGHDIVAYDVAEEAVESAAKAGAEPADSVADLAEKLGEEKRIWLMVPAGEPVDAALEDLEPYLDGDDVVVDGGNSYFEDSVRRGETTSAAYLDCGTSGGPAGAELGFSLMVGGPEWAYDELTPVFDAVATGPDGHDRMGESGSGHYVKMVHNGVEYALMQTYGEGFELLHEGRYDLDLEAVARTWNNGAVIRSWLLELCEEAFREEGTDLGDVADHIAGGSTGTWTVQEALEQEVPVPLIYEALSERFGSRAPEDGRFSRRLANRLRYGFGRHEVKRD
- a CDS encoding FkbM family methyltransferase, producing MPDAIADAVSKLPRPVITALQNTPIDDLYQYSRYLTVDVREIRLTKGSTTESLYAPKRSHLYRILGRGDEYEPQLTAAISDEFDADDTFYDVGSQFGYFTTLAKACGVPDDRIHGFEANDYHYRVLNRTHATDGASITHAYVGERTTAEMLALEAYDGDAPSVVKIDVEGYEYNVLRGMGEKLDDVRCLFVEIHPKFLARANDTPRDVFELLQDEGFELTATEHREENTWESLSDAKLPQDHAYLLRAKR
- a CDS encoding 2Fe-2S iron-sulfur cluster-binding protein — its product is MVNELGLGLGLLLALVVVALHYTKGTEWRIADDISQEVLDRRAASVPETNFPEPMNRSIGGGGAVAIGGGAEGELADEGAEEEDEGFDPSAIPEDEVEYFEVEYVNEGETIEVASNETILEAGEDEGWDLPYSCREGQCLSCGARIAEGDPDDIVHSNNDTLSDEELDNGYFLSCTAYPQADLSVETNETP